The Suncus etruscus isolate mSunEtr1 chromosome 7, mSunEtr1.pri.cur, whole genome shotgun sequence genome includes a window with the following:
- the IP6K2 gene encoding inositol hexakisphosphate kinase 2 isoform X2, whose product MSPAFRAMDVEPRTKGILLEPFVHQVGGHSCVLRFNETTLCKPLVPREHQFYETLPAEMRKFTPQYKGQSQRLFVSWPPQPPFCPWFFPP is encoded by the exons ATGAGCCCAGCCTTCAGAGCCATGGACGTGGAGCCCCGCACTAAGGGCATCCTCTTGGAGCCCTTTGTCCACCAAGTTGGGGGACACTCCTGCGTACTCCGCTTCAACGAGACCACCCTGTGCAAGCCCCTGGTCCCCAGAGAGCACCAGTTCTACGAGACCCTCCCAGCCGAGATGCGCAAATTCACACCCCAGTACAAAG GACAAAGCCAAAGGCTCTTTGTTAGCTGGCCGCCCCAGCCCCCTTTTTGCCCTTGGTTCTTTCCCCCGTGA
- the IP6K2 gene encoding inositol hexakisphosphate kinase 2 isoform X1 codes for MSPAFRAMDVEPRTKGILLEPFVHQVGGHSCVLRFNETTLCKPLVPREHQFYETLPAEMRKFTPQYKGVVSVRFEEDEDRNLCLIAYPVKGDHGTTDSVDNSDCEPKSKLLRWTNKKHHVLDTEKAPKDWVRQHRKEEKLKSHKLEEEFEWLKKSEVLYYSVEKKGNVSSQLKHYNPWSMKCHQQQLQRMKENAKHRNQYKFILLENLTSRYEVPCVLDLKMGTRQHGDDASEEKAANQIRKCQQSTSAVIGVRVCGMQVYQAGSGQLMFMNKYHGRKLSVQGFKEALFQFFHNGRYLRRELLGPVLKKLTELKAVLERQESYRFYSSSLLVIYDGKELPEVALDSDAEDLEDLSEESADESAAAYAYKPLGASSVDVRMIDFAHTTCRLYGEDRVVHEGQDAGYIFGLQSLIDIVTEISEESGE; via the exons ATGAGCCCAGCCTTCAGAGCCATGGACGTGGAGCCCCGCACTAAGGGCATCCTCTTGGAGCCCTTTGTCCACCAAGTTGGGGGACACTCCTGCGTACTCCGCTTCAACGAGACCACCCTGTGCAAGCCCCTGGTCCCCAGAGAGCACCAGTTCTACGAGACCCTCCCAGCCGAGATGCGCAAATTCACACCCCAGTACAAAG GTGTGGTCTCGGTCCGCTTTGAAGAAGATGAAGACAGGAATTTGTGTTTAATAGCATATCCGGTCAAAGGGGACCATGGAACTACGGACAGTGTAGACAATTCAGACTGTGAACCAAAGAGTAAGCTCCTGAGGtggacaaacaaaaaacatcatgtCCTAGACACAGAAAAGGCCCCCAAGGACTGGGTGCGGCAGCATCGGAAAGAAGAGAAGCTAAAAAG CCATAAATTAGAAGAAGAATTTGAGTGGCTGAAGAAATCTGAAGTTTTATACTACAGCGTAGAGAAAAAGGGGAATGTAAGTTCGCAACTGAAACACTACAACCCATGGAGCATGAAGTGTCATCAACAGCAGTTACAGAGAATGAAGGAGAACGCAAAGCACCGGAACCAGTATA AATTCATCTTATTGGAGAACCTGACTTCCCGCTACGAGGTGCCTTGTGTCTTGGACCTTAAGATGGGGACACGCCAGCACGGTGACGATGCTTCTGAGGAGAAGGCTGCCAACCAGATCCGCAAATGCCAGCAGAGCACCTCTGCAGTCATCGGTGTGCGCGTATGTGGCATGCAG GTCTACCAGGCAGGCAGCGGGCAGCTCATGTTCATGAACAAATACCACGGCCGGAAGCTGTCGGTGCAGGGCTTCAAGGAGGCGCTCTTCCAGTTCTTCCACAACGGGCGGTACCTGCGCCGAGAGCTGCTGGGCCCCGTGCTCAAGAAGCTGACGGAGCTCAAGGCGGTGCTGGAGCGCCAGGAGTCCTACCGCTTCTACTCCAGCTCCCTGCTGGTCATCTACGACGGCAAGGAGCTGCCCGAGGTGGCTCTGGACTCGGACGCGGAGGACTTGGAGGACCTGTCGGAGGAATCGGCGGACGAGTCCGCTGCCGCCTATGCCTACAAGCCGCTGGGCGCCAGCTCGGTGGACGTTCGCATGATCGACTTCGCACACACCACCTGCAGACTCTACGGCGAGGACCGCGTGGTCCACGAGGGCCAGGACGCGGGCTACATCTTCGGGCTCCAGAGCCTGATAGACATTGTCACAGAGATCAGCGAGGAAAGCGGGGAGTGA